The following is a genomic window from Cervus canadensis isolate Bull #8, Minnesota chromosome 25, ASM1932006v1, whole genome shotgun sequence.
agaaattctgaaaatttcatccattctttggtggacatttaggttgttcccatgtttGCTGCTATGAATAAGGCCTCTGTGAATGTTCATATATGAGTTTtagcagcattttttttaaggaaattgttTCTTTTATCTAAATAAATTACACTGTAGTTCCCATATGATTTGCAACTGTTCCAAAGCCATCCTTTCATATAGACAGAAAAATCTTTAGTGAAAGAAGTTAAATTTatcaacatttataaaaatttctaattttgttcttaaGAATAATACTCCTCTATATTCATGTACCAGTTTGTATGAACATAATATTTTCAGTCAGTTCTGTTAGGTACATGTGTACATTCAGGAGTTATGTTTTGtaggatttcagttccctgaccagggattgaacctgggccatggctcTGAAAGCCCCaactcctaaccactagaccaccagagaattcccggGAGATTTATTGGATGATATTTTAACTCTATTATATTTAACCATTTAAGAAGCTGCTGGGATATCTGTCAAAGTGTCTGtaccattatatattttttcatcaagcagtgtatgagggttctagTTTatcccacatcctcaccagcacttgttaaTTGTCTTTTTGATTAGTGTGTGAAGTGGTATCATTacgattttgatttacattttgcTGTTAGCTAatgatattgagtatctttttatgGTGATGTTATTCGTAGtaattaaaaagtggaaacagcccaaatgcctGTCGGTTGGTGATTTTGAGGAAATGTGGTATATCTCTATAATGAAGATATGAAAAGGAATTAATCACTGACACATGCTTTAACATGCATTAAACCtcgaaaacatcatgctaagtgaaaaaagctagTCCCCATGAAGGACCACACACTGTATTATTCATATTTAATAaagtgtccagaataggcaaatctgcAGATTTAGGGTTAGAGGATGGGAGGAAATGGAGTGACAGCTAACAGTTacggggttttttttttgaatgatgaaaatgttcttaaaATTGATGTGTTTATGATGGTAAAACTCTGAGTATGCTAAACAAAGCATTGAATTCTGTACACTTTGAATAATATGATGTgttattataaaaaaaagttaaagatgaAAGTGTGACCATTGTAttctaagaaatattttgttttctttggtaggtaaaattaaattcagaccatttcatttttaataacagCAATAACAGTTAATCCCTCCTCACTTTCTACCCACACCCCTTTAAACACCTTTTAGGTTTGCCCTTGTTGGTGTTGGATCTGAAGCATCCTCAAAAAAGTTAATGGATTTGTTGCCTAAGAGAGAGCTTCATGGTCAGAATCCTGTTGTAACTCCATGCAATAAACAGTTCCTGAGTCAATTTGAAATGCAGTCCAGGAAAAGTAAGCACCCCCTCAgaggctttttttaaaagatgtgcatTTTAACCAGTCTTGTTAGCATTTGTTATGTGTTGTATTGGAGAAGTCatcttaatatttatatttagttcATTGGAGAATCCATTTTAGAAAATCCATGCATTGAGTTTGATTTAAATTACTGATTATGACTGGTTCCGTGTACTGGAAACCTATTCccatttttctctaaatgttaCAGACCCAACATTATACAACAGTGCAAGTATTATAGCCCTGCCATTCTTATCCTGTCATTCCCAtcctaaagaaaggaagaaactacATTCTAATCCTTAggttgaaggaaagttatgtggATGTCTGTTATGGTGGGGGAGAAACTACTGATAACCAGAAAGTATTCGTTGATTTTCTGCTTGGCACCAAGACCTATCACCACTTGGTAAAGTGACTATAGAAAAGATTTGCCATTATATATACACTTAAGAATGTTATCACTTAAAGAGATAAACGGATGATTATGTAATTAATGGAAATTTGAGTGGTTGTTTTTCTTAATGTTCTAGCACTTAAAATTTAACTGATGAATGTTGAAGACTTTGAATGATTTATACTTACTGAAATTTAGATTTCTGTTAGAGAATTTTGGTCTTGGCTGCTGCAGAATACTGGTATTTTCAAAGTAACTCATCATTTGTTtatcagaaatatatttaagcGTAGATCTTTTGAGActtcaaaagaatttaaatagaTGTGAATGTTTTCCTAAATGGGTACTTCTCATGTAGTTTGGACTGGCCCAAGGCATCTGGAAGTTAGTAAGCAGTATACATAAACTTTGATTTAGAGTTGTTTCTAATATCTAACAGTGGTTACATATCAGAGAACTattttaataaatgctatttatGAGTATTTGGATGTTTGCAGCTACACAATCAGGACAAATGTCTGGGGAAGGTAAAGCTGGTCCTCCGGGAGGCAGTTCACGTGCAGCATTTCCACAAGGTGGTAGAGGACGGGGCCGTTTTCCAGGGGCTGTTCCTGGTGGGGACAGATTTCCTGGGCCAGCAGGACCAGGAGGGCCACCTCCACCTTTTCCAGGtaaagtttttcttaaattgCCATGGATAAAATGTGTCTACCTAAtacctcttttccttttctctctttttcaagtAATGCATTATTAATGTGACTTACTCTCCTTGTTATGCTATTTTTGGAATCCAGGAAATTTGATCAAGCATCTTGTTAAAGGAACTCGGCCTTTGTTCCTGGAAACTAGGATTCCATGGCATATGGGGCACAGCATAGAGGAATTACCCATTTTTGGCCTAAaaggtctttatttttctccaaacttGCTTgacttatatatagaatatttacATCCGTCTTATTTTCTTACCTCTTAAAAAATCCTTTCAAGACCATTTTTCCTTGTTTCACTTTCTAGCTTGACATCAGAGTAGACTATAAGGTGGGTGATTTCACTGTAAGAAGTGTGTGTATGCTGAAAGATGGAAACTATCTCTAAGCATTGTAATCTGTTAAAGTTTTTGTTTCAGTAGTTTTTCTTAAGCATTAAATTGAGCTAGTTAAATGTGTAAGGATGTACTTCACCTTTGTAACTTGTTAGTGTAGCATTTAACATATGGGTTTCATTTAAAGAGAAAGAGTCTTGGTCTTTAAGTTATGCTTTAAAAGTATAATTGTGGCATGAATATTAAAACACCTTAttgaagtgtttttcttttttttttctctctttctctcccctttaTTCTGTAGCTGGACAGACACCACCACGTCCACCCTTAGGTCCTCCAGGCCCGCCCGGTCCACCAGGCCCTCCACCTCCTGGTCAGGTTCTGCCGCCTCCTTTAGCTGGGCCTCCTAATCGAGGCGATCGCCCTCCTCCACCAGTCCTGTTTCCTGGACAGCCTTTTGGGCAGCCTCCGCTGGGCCCACTTCCTCCCGGCCCTCCGCCTCCAGTTCCAGGCTACGGCCCCCCTCCTGGTCCACCACCTCCACAACAGGGACCACCTCCGCCTCCAGGCCCCTTTCCACCTCGCCCACCTGGTCCTCTTGGGCCACCCCTTACACTCGCTCCTCCTccgcatcttcctggaccacctCCAGGGGCCCCGCCGCCAGCTCCACATGTGAACCCAGCTTTCTTTCCTCCACCAACTAACAGCGGCATGCCTACATCAGATAGCCGAGGCCCACCACCAACAGATCCATATGGCCGGCCTCCACCATATGATAGGGGTGACTATGGGCCTCCTGGGAGGTAAGTTAGTATGCATGGGTAAAAATAGACTTGATATATTTGATCTGCAAAAGCTATTTTTCACTCTTGtttctgaagttttaaaaaattaggagcTTTCCCCAGATACattattttctgtatgttttctctTGCAAGAAGCAGTATGATACGGTGAAAAACATACTGAACAGGGTTGGGAATAATCCAGCTCTACCACTTCCACAGCCTTGTGATTTTAGGGCAAGTCACTTTATTTCTATCGTTTTTAAGTTAAAAGAGGTTGATAAAGATACTGAAGCAAGCTAGTGGGATCCTCaagctacttttaaaattttaaagtcaatatCATCTACCATTGATGACACTACATAGAAAGCtaaagtttcttcattttttttagaaattaggtCAGTTTATTAAATAGTATCTCATGCTTATCAGGAGTCCTGTGTAGCAAAATTACTAACTTTTAATTAAAGTGGgaacattaaataatttataagcaTCTTTGGGTAGACAAAGACTTGTAAAAC
Proteins encoded in this region:
- the CPSF6 gene encoding cleavage and polyadenylation specificity factor subunit 6 isoform X1, whose protein sequence is MADGVDHIDIYADVGEEFNQEAEYGGHDQIDLYDDVISPSANNGDAPEDRDYMDTLPPTVGDDVGKGAAPNVVYTYTGKRIALYIGNLTWWTTDEDLTEAVHSLGVNDILEIKFFENRANGQSKGFALVGVGSEASSKKLMDLLPKRELHGQNPVVTPCNKQFLSQFEMQSRKTTQSGQMSGEGKAGPPGGSSRAAFPQGGRGRGRFPGAVPGGDRFPGPAGPGGPPPPFPGNLIKHLVKGTRPLFLETRIPWHMGHSIEELPIFGLKAGQTPPRPPLGPPGPPGPPGPPPPGQVLPPPLAGPPNRGDRPPPPVLFPGQPFGQPPLGPLPPGPPPPVPGYGPPPGPPPPQQGPPPPPGPFPPRPPGPLGPPLTLAPPPHLPGPPPGAPPPAPHVNPAFFPPPTNSGMPTSDSRGPPPTDPYGRPPPYDRGDYGPPGREMDTARTPLSEAEFEEIMNRNRAISSSAISRAVSDASAGDYGSAIETLVTAISLIKQSKVSADDRCKVLISSLQDCLHGIESKSYGSGSRRRERSRERDHSRSREKSRRHKSRSRDRHDDYYRERSRERERHRDRDRDRDRERDREREYRHR
- the CPSF6 gene encoding cleavage and polyadenylation specificity factor subunit 6 isoform X2, producing the protein MADGVDHIDIYADVGEEFNQEAEYGGHDQIDLYDDVISPSANNGDAPEDRDYMDTLPPTVGDDVGKGAAPNVVYTYTGKRIALYIGNLTWWTTDEDLTEAVHSLGVNDILEIKFFENRANGQSKGFALVGVGSEASSKKLMDLLPKRELHGQNPVVTPCNKQFLSQFEMQSRKTTQSGQMSGEGKAGPPGGSSRAAFPQGGRGRGRFPGAVPGGDRFPGPAGPGGPPPPFPGNLIKHLVKGTRPLFLETRIPWHMGHSIEELPIFGLKAGQTPPRPPLGPPGPPGPPGPPPPGQVLPPPLAGPPNRGDRPPPPVLFPGQPFGQPPLGPLPPGPPPPVPGYGPPPGPPPPQQGPPPPPGPFPPRPPGPLGPPLTLAPPPHLPGPPPGAPPPAPHVNPAFFPPPTNSGMPTSDSRGPPPTDPYGRPPPYDRGDYGPPGREMDTARTPLSEAEFEEIMNRNRAISSSAISRAVSDASAGDYGSAIETLVTAISLIKQSKVSADDRCKVLISSLQDCLHGIESKSYGSGSRRERSRERDHSRSREKSRRHKSRSRDRHDDYYRERSRERERHRDRDRDRDRERDREREYRHR